One region of Polynucleobacter sp. SHI8 genomic DNA includes:
- a CDS encoding RNA polymerase sigma factor, protein MASEKELSDFLKASEKRAFKQVLYSVRDEDAALDIVQDSMIKLAQSYGHKNIEELPLLFTRIVQNCTKDWFRRQKVRNTWVTLFSKFGKNDDGEDIDPQDFFENSEDSSFGKESSLQIERMELSTILEKEIEKLPRRQREAFLMRYWEELDISETAVAMGCSEGSVKTHCSRATQTLAAALKKLGITF, encoded by the coding sequence ATGGCATCTGAAAAAGAACTATCTGACTTTCTTAAAGCAAGTGAAAAACGCGCGTTTAAGCAAGTACTCTATTCTGTAAGAGATGAAGATGCTGCTTTGGACATTGTTCAAGACTCCATGATTAAACTCGCCCAAAGTTATGGTCACAAAAATATCGAAGAATTGCCATTACTTTTCACAAGAATTGTGCAAAACTGCACGAAAGATTGGTTTAGGCGTCAAAAAGTCCGCAATACATGGGTCACCCTCTTCTCAAAATTTGGTAAAAATGATGATGGGGAAGATATTGATCCACAAGACTTTTTTGAAAATTCTGAAGATTCTAGCTTTGGCAAAGAATCTTCATTACAGATAGAAAGAATGGAATTATCAACAATTTTGGAAAAAGAGATAGAAAAGTTACCTAGACGTCAACGAGAAGCCTTCCTCATGCGTTATTGGGAGGAGTTAGATATTTCTGAGACTGCTGTAGCTATGGGATGTAGCGAAGGAAGCGTAAAAACACACTGTTCAAGAGCTACCCAAACTCTTGCAGCAGCCTTGAAAAAACTTGGAATTACCTTTTAA